One window of the Microvirga mediterraneensis genome contains the following:
- a CDS encoding cold shock domain-containing protein, which translates to MQIPAQVDFQGFEPTGRQRTLIEERMADLDKFFDRIMACHVVMKGPGQHQRTGGQYQVNIHLVLPGGHEATVDRTPPENERFSDASFAINDSFNRARRQLQDAIRHMQGEVKMHEPQPIGTVRQMNTEEGYGVLESPDGREIYFHRNSVLGDAFGQLKPGTRVNFSEESGDKGPQASSVRLLGKHGLR; encoded by the coding sequence ATGCAGATCCCGGCTCAAGTCGATTTTCAGGGGTTCGAGCCGACGGGGAGGCAGCGTACCTTGATCGAAGAGAGAATGGCGGACCTCGACAAGTTCTTCGACCGCATCATGGCCTGCCATGTGGTGATGAAAGGACCCGGACAACATCAGCGAACCGGTGGTCAGTATCAGGTCAATATCCATCTGGTTCTGCCCGGCGGGCATGAGGCCACGGTCGATCGGACGCCGCCTGAGAACGAGCGGTTCTCCGATGCATCATTTGCGATCAACGATTCCTTCAACCGGGCCCGGCGGCAGCTCCAGGATGCAATCCGACACATGCAAGGTGAAGTCAAGATGCATGAGCCTCAGCCGATTGGGACAGTCAGACAGATGAATACTGAAGAAGGATATGGAGTCCTTGAGTCCCCCGACGGACGTGAAATCTATTTTCACCGGAACAGCGTTCTCGGCGATGCCTTCGGGCAACTCAAACCAGGGACGCGGGTAAACTTCTCCGAGGAAAGTGGAGACAAGGGGCCGCAGGCCAGCAGCGTTAGGCTGCTTGGCAAGCACGGGCTTCGTTGA
- a CDS encoding phosphoribosyltransferase — MPFANRSDAGRRLAAALQKYQDQDPVVLALPRGGVPVAAEVAAALGAPLDLVIVRKIGVPSQPELAMGAVVDGETPIVVRNEDVIRLSGIEDRKFKSLCDSEIAEIERRRRRYLGHRERAVVTGRTVIVIDDGIATGATTRAALQGIRRRTPRQLVLAIPVAPSDTLAKLRNEVDDLICLEEHEFFGAIGFYYANFRQVSDEEVIGILNRLPAGAS; from the coding sequence ATGCCTTTCGCCAACCGATCCGATGCCGGTCGCAGGCTTGCTGCCGCCCTCCAGAAGTATCAGGATCAGGATCCGGTCGTGCTTGCGCTGCCGCGGGGTGGTGTTCCCGTCGCGGCTGAGGTTGCCGCGGCGCTCGGCGCACCGCTCGACCTTGTGATCGTGCGCAAGATCGGCGTGCCTTCACAACCCGAGCTGGCCATGGGAGCCGTCGTCGACGGCGAAACGCCGATCGTGGTGCGCAATGAGGACGTCATCCGATTGTCTGGGATCGAGGATCGGAAATTCAAATCTCTCTGCGATTCCGAGATTGCCGAGATCGAGCGGCGGCGCCGGCGCTATCTCGGGCATCGCGAACGGGCGGTCGTCACCGGGCGAACGGTCATCGTAATCGATGACGGGATCGCCACCGGGGCGACGACCCGCGCGGCATTGCAAGGCATCCGTCGGCGCACACCAAGACAGCTTGTTCTGGCAATTCCAGTGGCGCCATCGGATACTCTCGCCAAGCTTCGGAACGAGGTCGATGATCTCATCTGCCTCGAAGAGCATGAGTTTTTCGGAGCTATCGGATTCTACTATGCCAATTTCCGACAGGTTTCCGATGAGGAGGTCATCGGCATCCTCAATCGCCTCCCAGCCGGCGCTTCTTGA
- a CDS encoding NAD(+) synthase, which yields MISFFTPYRHDFVRIAACVPQTEVADPAFNVDRTLELLHQGHQERIALMVFPELGISAYAIDDLLHQDALLEAVERGLARLVAESASLFPAFVVGAPLRLDGRLYNAAVVIHAGRILGVVPKAYLPNYREFYERRHFAPGAGIRGRMIAVAGLQVPFGIDLLFRSAGSCAFTFHVEVCEDMWVPQPPSTTAALAGAEILLNLSASNITIGKAEDRRLLCGSQSMRCVAAYAYSAAGPGESTTDLAWDGHGGIFEDGLRLAETERFPPGSTMAVADVDIGRLRQERMRRVTFRDCADELMVLPDDFRIVSLHLDAPEEALTLRRPIERFPYVPADPAKLTENCYEAYNIQVQGLAKRLQATRTEKVVIGVSGGLDSTQALLVCCRVMDKLGLPRTNILAYTLPGFATSEGTKGNAWALMRALGVNASEIDIRPAARQMLKDLDHPFAEGEPTYDVTFENVQAGLRTDYLFRLANHHRGIVVGTGDLSELGLGWCTYGVGDQMSHYNVNASVAKTLIQHLIRFVATSGDVDEDTADILHAILATEISPELVPQDASGQIQSTEAMIGPYALQDFNLYYLTRYGFRPSKIAYLSWHAWRDKEAGTWPPNIPEASRLAYELGEIKIWLRAFLGRFFTSQFKRTAMPNGPKISSGGSLSPRGDWRAPSDAGPGVWLAELECGVPNAEPS from the coding sequence ATGATTTCGTTCTTCACACCCTACCGCCATGACTTTGTCCGCATCGCAGCCTGTGTCCCGCAGACCGAGGTCGCGGACCCAGCCTTCAACGTCGACCGGACCCTCGAGCTTCTGCACCAGGGGCACCAGGAACGAATCGCTCTGATGGTGTTCCCAGAACTCGGCATATCCGCCTATGCCATCGACGATCTCCTGCATCAGGATGCCCTGCTGGAGGCCGTCGAACGCGGACTTGCCCGCTTGGTCGCGGAAAGCGCCAGCCTCTTCCCGGCCTTCGTGGTCGGGGCTCCTCTCCGCCTGGACGGCCGCCTCTACAACGCCGCCGTCGTTATCCATGCCGGACGCATCCTGGGAGTGGTGCCGAAGGCCTACCTGCCGAACTACCGGGAGTTCTACGAGCGCCGGCATTTCGCCCCGGGAGCAGGGATTCGAGGACGGATGATCGCCGTTGCCGGGCTTCAGGTTCCCTTCGGGATCGATCTTCTGTTTCGGTCGGCGGGCAGCTGCGCCTTCACGTTCCATGTGGAGGTGTGCGAAGACATGTGGGTACCACAACCGCCCAGCACCACGGCCGCCCTGGCGGGCGCCGAGATCCTCCTCAATCTCTCGGCCAGCAACATCACCATCGGAAAGGCCGAAGATCGGCGCCTCCTATGCGGTTCCCAATCCATGCGCTGCGTCGCAGCCTATGCCTATTCGGCGGCGGGCCCGGGGGAATCGACCACCGATCTCGCCTGGGACGGCCACGGCGGCATCTTCGAGGACGGCCTGCGGCTTGCCGAAACCGAGCGCTTTCCACCGGGATCAACCATGGCCGTGGCCGATGTCGATATCGGGCGCCTGCGCCAAGAACGTATGCGGAGGGTCACCTTCCGCGATTGCGCCGACGAGTTGATGGTCCTTCCGGACGACTTCCGCATCGTTTCCCTTCACCTTGATGCGCCGGAGGAGGCGCTCACCCTGCGCCGGCCGATCGAGCGGTTTCCCTACGTTCCCGCAGACCCCGCCAAGCTCACGGAGAATTGCTACGAGGCTTACAACATCCAGGTCCAGGGGCTCGCGAAACGTCTGCAGGCAACGCGAACGGAGAAAGTGGTCATCGGCGTGTCGGGTGGCCTCGATTCCACCCAAGCCCTTCTCGTCTGCTGCCGCGTCATGGACAAGCTGGGTCTTCCCCGGACCAACATCCTCGCCTACACGCTGCCTGGCTTCGCGACGAGCGAGGGTACGAAAGGCAATGCCTGGGCGCTCATGCGAGCCCTCGGCGTCAACGCGTCGGAGATCGACATCCGCCCGGCGGCACGGCAGATGCTGAAGGATCTCGATCACCCCTTTGCCGAAGGTGAGCCAACCTACGACGTGACATTCGAGAATGTTCAGGCGGGTCTTCGGACCGATTACCTGTTCCGACTCGCCAACCACCATCGTGGCATCGTAGTGGGCACCGGCGACCTCTCAGAACTGGGGCTCGGCTGGTGCACCTATGGTGTCGGCGACCAGATGTCCCACTACAATGTCAACGCCTCAGTGGCGAAGACTCTGATCCAACATCTGATTCGCTTCGTGGCGACCTCCGGGGACGTGGACGAGGACACTGCCGATATCCTCCATGCGATTCTGGCCACCGAGATTTCCCCCGAGCTCGTGCCGCAGGATGCCTCCGGGCAGATCCAATCGACGGAGGCCATGATCGGACCTTACGCGCTGCAGGACTTCAACCTCTACTATCTCACGCGCTACGGCTTCCGTCCCTCCAAGATCGCTTATCTCTCCTGGCATGCCTGGAGAGATAAGGAAGCGGGCACGTGGCCGCCCAACATACCGGAAGCCTCGCGCCTGGCTTACGAACTCGGTGAGATCAAGATATGGCTGCGAGCCTTCCTCGGCCGTTTCTTCACCAGCCAGTTTAAGCGCACGGCCATGCCAAACGGACCGAAGATCTCGTCCGGTGGATCGCTGTCGCCGCGCGGCGATTGGCGCGCGCCATCAGACGCAGGCCCCGGCGTATGGCTCGCCGAATTGGAGTGCGGCGTCCCAAATGCCGAACCCTCATAG
- a CDS encoding c-type cytochrome, which translates to MIRWLPMLLMMPVGLHAQEFGNSEAGLRVAREACASCHAVEPGQNQSPRSQAPTFTRIARIPGMTTTALTVAMRTSHKTMPNIMLEPGELRDVTAYITSLHKHP; encoded by the coding sequence ATGATCCGCTGGCTCCCCATGCTTCTCATGATGCCGGTCGGGCTGCATGCACAGGAATTCGGGAATTCGGAAGCGGGCCTGCGCGTGGCTCGCGAGGCTTGCGCATCCTGCCATGCGGTCGAACCCGGTCAGAACCAGTCTCCTCGCTCGCAGGCGCCGACCTTCACCCGGATCGCACGAATTCCAGGCATGACCACGACCGCTCTGACGGTCGCCATGAGGACCTCTCATAAGACGATGCCCAACATCATGCTGGAGCCGGGGGAACTCCGGGATGTCACGGCTTACATCACGAGCCTGCACAAGCACCCCTGA
- a CDS encoding CDP-archaeol synthase has translation MGDLRLNLSILILLGVANGTPILLKRILGDRFAVPIDFGLTWLDGQPLLGSSKTFRGLAVAIAATAIVAAMLKFGWRLGAEIAFMSMMGDVAASFLKRRLGLEPHARAFGLDQIPEALLPLVILRRPLGLSGLEIVLLVMAFILLEIWLSRLFFMLHIRDQPY, from the coding sequence ATGGGCGATCTCAGGCTGAATCTCTCCATTCTCATTCTCCTGGGGGTCGCGAACGGCACGCCGATCCTCCTCAAAAGAATTCTTGGAGATCGTTTTGCGGTGCCTATCGATTTCGGCCTGACATGGCTGGATGGACAGCCGCTTCTGGGCTCTTCGAAAACGTTCCGAGGCCTTGCGGTGGCGATTGCGGCTACAGCGATTGTTGCCGCAATGCTCAAATTCGGCTGGCGCTTGGGTGCAGAGATCGCGTTCATGTCCATGATGGGAGATGTTGCCGCAAGCTTCCTCAAGCGACGCTTAGGGCTCGAACCTCATGCCCGCGCCTTCGGCCTGGATCAAATTCCTGAAGCTCTCCTTCCTCTCGTGATCCTGAGGCGGCCACTCGGCTTGAGTGGGCTCGAGATCGTTCTTCTGGTGATGGCCTTCATCCTTCTGGAAATATGGCTGTCCCGCCTGTTCTTCATGCTCCACATTCGGGACCAACCCTATTGA
- a CDS encoding GYD domain-containing protein: MPIFITQGRFTPDAVRELFSHSGGKLLAYYMTFGDYDFMIVSEGPFEGVATSAIVASATGGVSSLKTMLAMTPADMQQAFSKAEQVAAHFKAAGAGASRTA, from the coding sequence ATGCCGATTTTCATCACCCAGGGCCGCTTCACGCCGGATGCCGTGCGTGAGCTTTTCTCCCATTCGGGCGGTAAGCTCCTGGCTTATTACATGACCTTCGGCGACTATGACTTCATGATCGTATCGGAAGGCCCGTTCGAGGGTGTCGCGACCTCCGCGATCGTTGCATCCGCTACCGGAGGCGTTTCAAGCCTGAAGACGATGCTTGCTATGACGCCGGCGGATATGCAGCAGGCCTTCTCGAAAGCCGAGCAGGTTGCTGCGCATTTCAAGGCAGCCGGAGCAGGAGCGTCGCGCACTGCCTAA
- a CDS encoding DUF6894 family protein → MPKYFFNIVLDGQSTLDGLGQPFPDEITARAHARHLTLLLADRCRDPMNSFVAVSGMDGRLIFKVAFQPSETQT, encoded by the coding sequence ATGCCCAAATACTTCTTCAATATCGTCCTGGATGGTCAGTCGACATTGGATGGGCTGGGACAGCCTTTTCCGGATGAAATTACCGCGCGAGCGCATGCTCGCCACCTTACCCTGCTCCTTGCGGACCGCTGCCGCGATCCGATGAACAGTTTTGTCGCCGTAAGCGGGATGGATGGTCGTCTGATCTTCAAGGTAGCGTTTCAGCCATCCGAGACACAGACCTGA
- a CDS encoding hybrid sensor histidine kinase/response regulator has product MGQDVKGQDVKRKYPSGSAGGASELVNGPDHSLFQQVFDQAVVGIELVDSNGRLLDVNAAVCALLGYARDELIGRSFEEIVHPEDQPRVLALAAQLMAREIPSYRIEKRYLRKNGATAWVRVTSSLAEADPEHPYRLSIVEDIGERKQAEEVQRTSEARLRTVLEAIPIGAILSDADGRVIEANKAYLDLIGRSLDDLRAGRVRWDEITPPEWLAADERAIAEARAHGVSSMYEKEYLRKGERLPVLLKLASVNNGHTFAVFVLDLSERKASEAALQARTTEWEALVETAPVAVWFTHDPDLREVRANRLASELLELPLVFGLSDRESGKLSHRRIFQGGLEVALDQVPLRRALQGEEVRNEEWGGRFEDGRRVDLLYNASPLRDRSGAVVGAIAAAVDITARKHSEAVLQEREARLHSILETVPEALITISEKGVVESFSRSASALFGYQPDEVVGRNISMLMPSPYREAHDSYLERYLRTGEKRIIGIGRVVSGQRKDGSVFPMELAVGEVKVGGQHMFTGFIRDLTATQKVEQELRQAQKMEAVGQLTGGIAHDFNNLLTVILGNIEMLEMRLADDRELELVKEVRETAEHGAQLTERLLAFGRRQPLQPKLIDVGDLLGEMTPLLRRTLGETVQVRSRSDSDLWQVLVDPSQLQNAILNLAINARDAMPIGGRLTIMAENVELEPDYARMHPEVRAGRYVLVAVTDTGTGMPREIQERAFEPFFTTKEVGAGSGLGLSMVYGFVKQSGGHVTIYSEAGHGTTIRMYLPRAAIPEDVVEAPAPVTPMEGLRGRNETVLLVEDEPRVRRMTAARLQDLGYRVLDAANGPAALALLDLHPEIDLLFTDMVMPGGMTGTDLAEAVRVRRPEIKVLFTSGYAELDVVRRGQETEARWLKKPYSTLELARTLREVLDTTGL; this is encoded by the coding sequence ATGGGCCAGGATGTCAAAGGCCAGGATGTTAAAAGGAAATATCCGTCTGGTTCTGCCGGAGGAGCGAGCGAGCTGGTCAACGGTCCCGATCACTCGCTTTTCCAGCAGGTATTCGATCAAGCCGTGGTCGGCATTGAGCTGGTGGATAGTAACGGCCGCCTGCTCGACGTGAACGCCGCCGTGTGCGCCCTGCTCGGCTATGCCAGGGATGAGCTGATCGGGCGCAGCTTCGAGGAGATCGTTCATCCCGAGGACCAGCCGCGGGTTTTGGCGCTCGCGGCCCAACTCATGGCGCGCGAGATCCCCAGCTATCGGATCGAGAAACGTTACCTGCGCAAGAATGGTGCAACCGCCTGGGTTCGCGTGACCTCGTCCTTGGCTGAAGCCGACCCCGAGCATCCCTATCGACTTTCCATCGTCGAGGATATCGGCGAGCGCAAGCAGGCCGAGGAAGTGCAACGGACGAGCGAGGCCCGGCTGCGCACCGTGCTGGAGGCTATCCCCATTGGGGCGATCCTGTCCGACGCCGACGGCCGGGTGATCGAGGCCAACAAGGCTTATCTCGATCTGATCGGGCGCTCACTGGATGATCTTCGCGCAGGCCGTGTGCGTTGGGACGAGATCACACCGCCCGAATGGCTGGCCGCCGACGAGCGGGCCATCGCCGAGGCACGGGCCCACGGCGTCTCGTCCATGTATGAGAAGGAATATCTCCGGAAAGGCGAACGCCTCCCGGTTCTCCTGAAATTGGCTTCGGTCAACAATGGGCACACCTTCGCGGTGTTCGTACTCGACCTTTCGGAGCGCAAGGCTTCCGAAGCGGCCCTGCAGGCACGGACGACGGAGTGGGAGGCCCTAGTCGAGACCGCCCCGGTGGCGGTATGGTTCACCCATGATCCCGACCTGCGGGAGGTGAGGGCCAATCGGCTCGCCTCCGAGCTGCTCGAACTTCCCCTCGTTTTCGGTCTGTCTGATCGAGAATCTGGGAAGCTGTCCCACCGCCGCATCTTCCAGGGCGGCTTGGAAGTCGCCTTGGATCAGGTGCCTCTGCGACGGGCGCTTCAAGGTGAGGAAGTACGCAATGAGGAATGGGGGGGGCGCTTCGAGGATGGGCGGCGTGTCGACCTGCTGTACAATGCCTCACCGCTGCGGGATCGCTCAGGCGCCGTGGTCGGAGCGATTGCCGCCGCCGTCGACATCACAGCCCGTAAGCATTCAGAGGCTGTTCTGCAGGAGCGCGAGGCGCGGCTTCATTCCATTCTGGAAACGGTGCCGGAGGCTCTGATTACGATCAGTGAGAAGGGAGTTGTCGAGTCCTTCAGCCGCTCGGCATCAGCCCTGTTCGGTTACCAGCCCGATGAGGTGGTCGGGCGAAACATTAGTATGCTGATGCCTTCGCCCTATCGGGAGGCGCATGACAGCTACCTGGAGCGGTACCTGCGGACCGGCGAGAAGCGCATCATCGGCATCGGCCGTGTCGTCAGTGGTCAGCGTAAGGATGGCAGTGTGTTCCCTATGGAGCTCGCCGTGGGCGAGGTGAAGGTGGGTGGGCAGCACATGTTCACCGGCTTTATACGTGATCTCACTGCGACTCAGAAAGTCGAGCAGGAGCTGCGGCAGGCTCAAAAGATGGAGGCCGTCGGCCAATTGACCGGCGGTATTGCGCATGACTTCAACAACCTGCTCACCGTCATTCTCGGCAATATCGAGATGCTTGAGATGCGGCTGGCGGACGATCGAGAGCTGGAACTGGTGAAGGAGGTGCGGGAGACGGCTGAGCACGGCGCCCAATTGACCGAGCGGCTACTCGCTTTTGGGCGCCGGCAGCCGCTTCAGCCCAAGCTGATCGATGTCGGGGATCTCCTGGGCGAGATGACCCCGCTCTTGCGGCGTACCTTGGGTGAGACGGTTCAAGTCAGGAGCCGATCGGACAGCGACCTTTGGCAGGTACTGGTCGATCCGAGCCAGTTGCAGAACGCGATCCTGAACTTGGCTATCAATGCCCGCGACGCCATGCCCATCGGCGGTCGGTTAACGATCATGGCCGAGAATGTGGAGCTTGAGCCGGACTACGCCCGGATGCACCCGGAGGTTCGGGCTGGGCGCTATGTACTAGTGGCCGTCACCGATACCGGCACGGGCATGCCCAGGGAGATACAGGAGCGCGCGTTCGAACCTTTCTTCACCACGAAGGAGGTGGGAGCCGGTAGCGGGCTTGGCCTATCGATGGTGTATGGCTTCGTCAAGCAGTCGGGCGGTCATGTGACGATCTACAGCGAGGCCGGACATGGGACGACGATCAGGATGTACCTGCCACGCGCTGCGATTCCGGAGGACGTCGTGGAGGCGCCCGCACCCGTAACACCTATGGAGGGCTTGCGAGGACGTAACGAGACCGTGCTGCTGGTCGAGGACGAGCCGCGGGTGCGTCGGATGACGGCCGCCCGCCTGCAGGATCTCGGCTATCGCGTGCTGGATGCCGCCAACGGCCCGGCGGCGCTGGCACTGTTGGACCTGCATCCGGAGATTGACCTGCTGTTTACCGATATGGTGATGCCCGGCGGCATGACAGGCACCGATTTGGCCGAGGCCGTGCGGGTCAGGCGACCCGAGATCAAGGTGCTGTTCACGTCAGGCTATGCCGAGCTGGATGTGGTGCGGCGGGGGCAAGAAACCGAGGCGCGCTGGCTCAAGAAACCCTACAGCACCCTGGAGCTGGCGCGGACCCTCAGAGAGGTTCTCGATACTACGGGATTATAG
- a CDS encoding helix-turn-helix domain-containing protein, which produces MEQLFVGQPADKFAAGEGVFWEGDTASDIFQIVEGCLRLYRILPDGRRAIMGFRFSGETLGLSCEDTYCYTAEAVTPVRLRRLSRARLRAMSDEVRQLQSLLLEKVFEEIRDARQHIIVLGQLGAEERTAHFLVSAARRTGADRRRPVTIELPMTRQDIADYLGLTIETVCRVLSKLKRDGLIALEGRHRIVLLRMTDLQHLAGEFDDAEPLAPTWTPAKWPH; this is translated from the coding sequence TTGGAGCAGCTGTTTGTCGGCCAGCCCGCAGATAAATTCGCCGCTGGAGAAGGCGTGTTCTGGGAGGGTGATACGGCATCCGACATCTTCCAGATCGTCGAGGGCTGCCTGCGCCTGTACCGTATACTGCCCGATGGACGGCGCGCGATCATGGGTTTCAGGTTCTCCGGCGAGACACTCGGGCTCTCCTGCGAGGACACTTATTGCTACACGGCCGAGGCCGTCACCCCTGTGCGGCTGCGTCGGTTGAGCCGCGCCCGCCTGCGGGCGATGAGCGATGAGGTCAGGCAACTGCAATCGCTGTTGCTTGAGAAAGTTTTCGAGGAGATCCGAGATGCCCGGCAGCATATCATCGTGCTGGGGCAGCTGGGGGCCGAGGAGCGGACAGCTCATTTCCTGGTATCCGCGGCACGCCGCACGGGAGCCGACCGGAGACGCCCCGTTACCATCGAGCTGCCGATGACGCGTCAGGACATCGCCGATTATCTTGGCCTGACGATCGAGACTGTCTGCCGTGTCTTGTCGAAGCTCAAGCGAGATGGATTGATCGCCCTGGAAGGACGTCACAGGATCGTCCTGCTTCGGATGACGGATCTTCAGCACCTCGCTGGTGAATTCGACGACGCTGAGCCGCTGGCTCCGACCTGGACCCCGGCCAAGTGGCCTCATTGA
- a CDS encoding response regulator, with product MADAPHILVVDDDARIRQMLTRYLSDEGFQVSAAANGEAMRECLTHAKIDLVLLDLVLPGEDGFQLAREVRARPSTCKTGIIMLTGRSDIVDMVVGLEVGADDYIAKPFHLREVLARIRSVLRRTQSTLPVASSPIAQPEAGEVIRFDGWRLDLGRRELKAPDGSEIALTTGEFELLATFARHPGRVLNRDQLMDLTRGRHWEAIDRSIDAQVARLRRKIEPDPKHPMLVKSVRGVGYVFTGHVH from the coding sequence ATGGCAGATGCGCCGCATATCCTCGTTGTCGACGACGATGCCAGAATTCGTCAGATGCTCACTCGGTATCTGTCCGATGAAGGCTTTCAGGTCAGCGCGGCCGCCAATGGCGAAGCCATGCGGGAATGCCTGACCCACGCGAAGATCGATCTGGTGCTTCTGGACTTGGTCCTGCCCGGTGAGGATGGCTTTCAGCTTGCCCGGGAAGTCCGCGCGCGACCGAGCACATGCAAGACCGGCATCATCATGCTGACCGGCCGGTCCGACATAGTCGACATGGTGGTCGGCCTGGAGGTGGGAGCTGACGATTACATTGCCAAGCCGTTTCATCTACGAGAAGTCCTCGCTCGGATCAGGAGCGTCCTGCGCCGCACCCAATCCACCTTGCCGGTGGCATCGAGCCCCATAGCCCAGCCGGAAGCTGGCGAGGTCATCCGGTTCGACGGATGGCGGCTCGATCTAGGACGGCGGGAGCTGAAGGCGCCGGACGGTTCCGAGATTGCGCTGACCACTGGGGAATTCGAGCTTCTGGCGACCTTTGCCCGCCATCCCGGCCGGGTGCTCAATCGCGATCAGTTGATGGACCTGACGCGCGGGCGGCACTGGGAAGCCATCGATCGTTCGATCGACGCCCAGGTGGCGCGCCTGCGGCGCAAAATCGAACCGGATCCGAAGCACCCTATGCTCGTGAAATCGGTGCGGGGCGTGGGATATGTGTTCACGGGGCACGTTCATTAG
- the fdhD gene encoding formate dehydrogenase accessory sulfurtransferase FdhD, protein MNAVDDARQENENSACPTALEAPIAVIPFNGTGVSRGARAIPSEVPVNLVYGGIPFAVMMTTPSDLEDFALGFSLTEGIIKHPQDIRGIRVEPDERGLRLAIDLVPNRLHEHLARKRALSGRTGCGLCGIDDLKALPHARTPEGNAPVIALSAIHSALQDLDRRQVLNELTHAVHAAAWADLDGTIRYVREDVGRHNALDKLIGAACLTDTKPDSGFAVVTSRCSFELVEKVAAFGAKTLVSISAPTSLALERARQLDIMLIGIARRDSMTVFHGLDRISGIDGAQPSGNREAM, encoded by the coding sequence ATGAATGCGGTTGACGATGCCAGGCAGGAGAATGAGAATTCCGCCTGCCCCACGGCTCTGGAGGCGCCGATTGCGGTCATCCCTTTCAATGGGACCGGAGTGTCGCGAGGAGCGCGGGCCATCCCGTCGGAGGTGCCGGTCAATCTCGTCTATGGCGGAATTCCGTTCGCCGTCATGATGACGACGCCCTCCGACCTTGAGGATTTTGCTCTAGGCTTCAGCCTGACCGAGGGCATCATCAAGCATCCGCAGGACATTCGCGGCATTCGCGTCGAGCCGGATGAGCGCGGCCTTCGTCTTGCCATCGATCTGGTCCCCAACAGGCTGCACGAGCATCTGGCGCGCAAACGCGCTCTGTCGGGGCGAACGGGCTGCGGATTGTGCGGCATCGATGATCTCAAGGCTCTGCCGCACGCCCGAACTCCAGAAGGGAATGCCCCGGTCATCGCCTTGTCGGCCATCCATTCGGCCCTCCAGGACCTTGATCGCCGGCAGGTTCTCAACGAGCTGACCCATGCCGTGCATGCGGCCGCCTGGGCCGATCTCGATGGAACGATCCGCTACGTCCGCGAGGATGTCGGCCGCCATAATGCTCTCGATAAGCTCATCGGCGCCGCATGCCTGACTGACACGAAGCCGGACAGCGGTTTCGCCGTCGTCACGAGCCGCTGTTCCTTCGAGCTGGTTGAGAAAGTTGCCGCCTTTGGGGCGAAGACCCTCGTTTCGATCTCGGCACCGACCTCGCTCGCCTTGGAGCGGGCGCGGCAACTGGATATTATGCTCATCGGGATCGCCCGCCGCGACTCCATGACGGTCTTCCACGGGCTCGACCGCATCAGCGGCATAGACGGCGCACAGCCATCTGGAAACCGGGAGGCTATGTGA